The following are encoded in a window of Epilithonimonas zeae genomic DNA:
- a CDS encoding cupin domain-containing protein yields the protein MTNIKAIPRRIITGTKDGKSYIAKDEIVTNVSEHFKGLIISDVWQTSKMPATFEQEKPIENFAIPSVIKNGTYFRYVQIPPDEQLGIEAPEGQPHPLIHQTKSLDYIIILSGEIYLITDTDKTLLQAGDIVIQTGTNHAWSNRSDENCIQLAVLIDAE from the coding sequence ATGACCAACATAAAAGCAATCCCAAGACGAATTATCACAGGAACAAAAGACGGAAAATCTTACATTGCAAAAGACGAAATCGTCACCAATGTTTCAGAACATTTTAAAGGATTAATTATTTCTGACGTTTGGCAAACCAGCAAAATGCCTGCAACTTTTGAACAGGAAAAACCAATAGAAAATTTCGCAATCCCAAGTGTTATCAAAAACGGAACTTATTTCCGCTACGTTCAGATTCCGCCAGATGAACAATTAGGAATCGAAGCGCCTGAAGGACAACCTCATCCACTGATACATCAAACCAAAAGTCTGGATTACATTATTATTTTGTCGGGCGAAATTTACCTGATTACCGATACAGACAAAACACTTTTGCAAGCTGGTGACATCGTCATCCAAACCGGAACCAATCACGCTTGGAGCAATCGTTCTGATGAAAACTGTATCCAATTGGCAGTTTTGATTGACGCTGAATAA
- a CDS encoding SDR family oxidoreductase, with translation MLDNQTFLITGIADENSLAMKTAEKILANNGKVVCTGLGVTPFHKNLSEKAESFLNKNYEDFENACKKVLGNDVYTAPLDVTLPDSLSHFADDLKTKNIALNGFLHAIAMDKTIRNKSVKPMLEVTAEEFNDTMNVSAFSLVTLCHALLANGVLQNGASIVSLSYIAAEKVSFFPYINMSIAKAALERLTIEMAYELGKKYGIRANAIRFSPYMGSKAGNATLKVEDVERANRISPLGNALPEDLAYEIVHLFRKETRITGEIRHVDGGFHIMG, from the coding sequence ATGTTAGATAATCAAACTTTCCTTATTACCGGAATTGCAGATGAAAATTCATTAGCGATGAAAACCGCAGAAAAAATCCTTGCCAACAACGGAAAAGTTGTTTGTACAGGTTTAGGCGTAACACCTTTTCACAAGAATCTTTCCGAAAAAGCAGAATCTTTCCTCAATAAAAATTATGAAGATTTCGAAAATGCCTGCAAAAAAGTTTTGGGTAACGATGTTTACACTGCTCCACTCGATGTGACATTGCCTGACAGTTTAAGTCACTTTGCTGATGATTTGAAAACAAAAAACATTGCACTGAATGGTTTTCTTCACGCTATTGCAATGGACAAGACGATTAGAAATAAGTCCGTAAAGCCAATGCTGGAAGTAACAGCAGAGGAATTCAATGATACGATGAATGTGTCTGCGTTTTCTCTGGTTACGCTTTGTCACGCTTTACTTGCAAATGGTGTTTTGCAAAATGGTGCTTCGATAGTTTCATTAAGTTATATTGCAGCGGAGAAAGTTTCATTTTTCCCTTATATCAATATGAGTATTGCAAAAGCGGCACTTGAAAGACTGACAATAGAAATGGCTTACGAACTCGGAAAAAAATACGGAATCCGTGCCAACGCCATTAGATTCTCGCCTTATATGGGAAGTAAAGCCGGAAATGCTACTTTGAAAGTTGAAGACGTTGAAAGGGCGAATAGAATCAGTCCGTTGGGGAATGCTTTACCTGAAGATTTGGCATACGAGATTGTTCATCTCTTCCGAAAAGAAACCAGAATTACTGGCGAAATTCGTCACGTGGATGGTGGTTTTCATATTATGGGATAA
- a CDS encoding protein-L-isoaspartate(D-aspartate) O-methyltransferase: MRDTYVHKGKRKQLIDYLHQKIGITDSFVLDAMNEVPRHLFIESVFEDYAYEDRAFPIASKQTISHPSTVAEQTELLEVNEGEKVLEIGTGCGYQTAVLIQMKALVYTIERQKDLYNFSTKILRELNLRPKFQSFGDGFAGLPTFAPFDKVLVTCGAEVLPTELLKQLKVGGKMVIPLGKTDEQILYRFTKISDTQFEKEEFGVYKFVPMLQNKSH; encoded by the coding sequence ATGAGAGATACTTACGTTCACAAGGGCAAAAGAAAACAATTAATCGATTATCTTCATCAGAAAATCGGGATTACGGATAGTTTTGTTCTTGATGCAATGAACGAAGTTCCGAGACATCTTTTCATAGAAAGTGTGTTCGAAGATTATGCTTACGAAGACCGCGCTTTTCCTATCGCTTCCAAACAGACCATTTCTCATCCATCAACTGTTGCCGAACAAACTGAATTGCTGGAAGTGAATGAAGGCGAAAAAGTGTTGGAAATAGGAACAGGATGTGGTTATCAGACGGCAGTTCTTATCCAAATGAAAGCTTTGGTTTATACCATTGAACGTCAAAAAGATTTGTATAATTTTTCTACTAAAATTCTGAGAGAATTAAATTTGAGACCGAAATTTCAAAGTTTTGGAGACGGATTCGCAGGTTTGCCGACGTTTGCTCCTTTTGACAAAGTATTAGTGACTTGTGGCGCAGAAGTTCTCCCGACCGAATTATTGAAACAATTAAAAGTTGGAGGAAAAATGGTAATTCCGCTCGGGAAAACCGATGAACAGATTCTTTATAGATTTACTAAAATTTCTGATACCCAGTTTGAGAAAGAGGAATTTGGGGTTTATAAATTTGTTCCGATGTTACAAAATAAATCACATTAA
- a CDS encoding NADP-dependent oxidoreductase, whose product MKAIILDENNQLKDDIVTLRPINKDEVRIKIIASGFNPIDYQMRENEHEKKYLFSNILGREGSGIIIETGENVTEFKIGDEVFFACGSMGSNGTYAEEIILPEAIVAKKPNSITFEESTGLPSIGITAFQIFNRVDWNQIENILISGASGGVGNYILRLILGKFNKKIIVTAGNQESIQQLIDIGINENQIVNYKQENLVEKILEINQNQKLDIVIDAVGMQFSEISAEVLKANGIYINVTHFITPKANDLLFGIGATILNISNFIYAKEKNYDYFRNSLNQIKRYIEEGIIQPLPVKIVGGLSAETAEKAQQLLKENKTQGKKLIMKNQE is encoded by the coding sequence ATGAAAGCCATTATTCTAGACGAAAACAATCAGCTTAAAGACGATATCGTCACATTAAGACCAATAAATAAAGACGAAGTCCGAATCAAAATCATCGCATCCGGCTTCAATCCCATCGATTATCAGATGCGGGAAAACGAACACGAAAAGAAATATTTATTCTCAAATATTTTGGGGCGGGAAGGTTCCGGAATCATCATCGAAACTGGAGAAAATGTAACCGAATTCAAAATTGGAGATGAAGTATTTTTCGCCTGCGGAAGTATGGGAAGCAACGGAACTTATGCTGAAGAAATCATTCTTCCCGAAGCAATTGTTGCTAAAAAACCAAACTCGATAACTTTCGAAGAAAGTACTGGTTTACCTTCAATCGGAATCACTGCTTTTCAGATTTTCAACAGAGTGGATTGGAATCAAATTGAAAATATTCTGATAAGCGGAGCTTCCGGCGGAGTTGGGAATTATATTTTGAGATTAATTTTAGGAAAATTCAACAAAAAAATAATTGTCACTGCTGGCAATCAAGAAAGTATTCAGCAATTGATTGATATCGGAATTAATGAAAATCAAATCGTCAATTACAAACAGGAAAATTTAGTTGAGAAAATTTTGGAAATTAATCAAAATCAGAAATTAGATATTGTCATCGATGCGGTTGGAATGCAATTCTCAGAAATCTCAGCCGAAGTTCTTAAAGCCAATGGAATCTACATCAACGTCACTCATTTTATTACTCCAAAAGCTAATGATTTACTTTTCGGAATTGGTGCAACGATTCTTAATATTTCAAATTTCATTTATGCAAAGGAGAAAAATTATGATTATTTCAGAAATTCTCTTAATCAAATAAAACGATACATCGAAGAAGGAATTATTCAGCCTTTACCTGTAAAAATCGTTGGTGGACTTTCTGCCGAAACTGCTGAAAAAGCGCAACAATTATTGAAAGAAAATAAGACGCAAGGCAAAAAATTAATAATGAAAAATCAAGAATAA
- the mazG gene encoding nucleoside triphosphate pyrophosphohydrolase — protein sequence MNTRQEKMEAFGRLLDIMDDLREKCPWDQKQTFETLRHLTLEETYELSDALLNEDLLEIKKELGDVLLHLVFYAKIGSEKESFDIADVINSLNEKLIFRHPHIYGDTVAEDEEAVKQNWEKLKLKEGNKSILSGVPKGLPPIIKAYRIQDKVKGIGFEFHSADDAWAKVREELQEFHQETEKDKKEAELGDVFFSLINYARISGLNADTALEKTNSKFISRFQKMEELALSKNLSLADLNLVEMDELWEEAKVFEK from the coding sequence ATGAATACACGACAAGAAAAAATGGAAGCTTTTGGAAGGCTTCTCGATATAATGGATGACCTTCGGGAAAAATGTCCGTGGGACCAGAAGCAGACTTTTGAAACGCTTCGTCATCTGACTTTGGAAGAAACTTACGAATTGTCGGATGCACTTCTGAATGAGGATTTGCTGGAAATCAAAAAGGAATTGGGCGATGTGCTTCTGCATTTGGTTTTCTATGCAAAAATTGGTTCTGAGAAAGAAAGTTTTGATATTGCTGATGTGATTAATTCTTTGAACGAAAAGCTGATTTTCCGTCATCCGCATATTTATGGCGATACTGTTGCAGAAGATGAAGAAGCAGTAAAACAAAACTGGGAAAAGCTGAAGCTGAAGGAAGGAAATAAATCTATTTTGTCAGGTGTTCCGAAAGGTTTGCCTCCGATTATCAAAGCTTACAGAATTCAGGATAAAGTGAAAGGAATTGGTTTTGAATTTCATTCTGCAGACGATGCGTGGGCAAAAGTGAGAGAAGAACTTCAGGAATTTCATCAGGAAACTGAAAAAGACAAAAAAGAAGCTGAACTCGGCGACGTTTTCTTTTCTTTGATTAATTACGCAAGAATCTCTGGTCTGAATGCTGACACGGCTTTGGAAAAAACGAATTCAAAATTCATTTCAAGATTTCAGAAAATGGAAGAGTTAGCTTTGTCTAAAAACCTTAGCCTCGCCGACCTTAATCTTGTAGAAATGGATGAGCTTTGGGAGGAAGCGAAGGTTTTTGAAAAATAA
- a CDS encoding TPM domain-containing protein, producing MISASLKRYIFALFLIFGLFSKAQLVPEKPAVLYPVYDKAGLLSESEKEALNQKLIKFSDSTSTEIEVIILPTTSGEDVNYLATMYGEKWGIGQKGVDNGVVFLIATEDRTMSIQQGRAVEQYLTASVAGQILDYLVTPAFKKGEFYNGIDRGTSAIMEAVQGKFKPIVKKQKNDDGISIGAIILIIIVIIILISILNGNNGGGNYDDDDYTLSRKGNRRYRGGFFPFPGSFGGGGFGGGSSGGGFGGFGGGGSFGGGGASGGW from the coding sequence ATGATATCAGCTTCTCTTAAACGATATATTTTCGCATTATTCCTGATTTTTGGATTGTTTTCCAAAGCTCAATTGGTGCCTGAAAAACCGGCGGTTCTTTATCCTGTATATGATAAAGCAGGATTGCTGTCGGAATCTGAAAAAGAGGCTTTGAATCAAAAACTCATCAAGTTCTCCGATTCTACCTCGACAGAAATTGAAGTCATAATTCTCCCGACAACCAGTGGGGAAGATGTCAATTATCTCGCAACAATGTACGGCGAAAAATGGGGAATCGGACAAAAAGGTGTTGATAATGGTGTTGTTTTCCTGATTGCTACAGAAGACCGAACAATGTCTATCCAGCAAGGTCGTGCTGTTGAGCAATATTTGACGGCTTCGGTTGCAGGGCAGATTTTGGATTATCTTGTCACACCAGCTTTCAAAAAAGGAGAGTTCTATAATGGAATTGACCGTGGAACGTCTGCTATTATGGAAGCGGTACAAGGGAAATTCAAACCGATTGTCAAGAAACAAAAGAACGATGACGGAATCAGTATTGGCGCTATTATTCTGATTATAATTGTCATTATTATTTTGATAAGTATTCTGAATGGTAATAACGGCGGCGGAAACTACGATGACGATGATTACACACTATCAAGAAAAGGAAACCGAAGATACCGAGGCGGATTTTTCCCATTTCCGGGAAGCTTCGGCGGCGGCGGATTTGGTGGCGGAAGCAGTGGAGGCGGTTTCGGTGGCTTTGGCGGCGGAGGAAGTTTCGGCGGAGGCGGTGCTTCTGGTGGATGGTAA
- a CDS encoding TPM domain-containing protein gives MNHFLTDTEMASLVEAIKIAEDHSSGEIRVHIDSTAEDDFAKKAFAIFNSLEMHLTKERNGILFYVNFEQHYLTIIGDEGIHKKVKQTFWDNLHDEITSEFAKKNYYKGLKDAILKTGLELKKYFPVVGENINELPNDISFS, from the coding sequence ATGAATCACTTCCTTACAGATACAGAGATGGCTTCCCTTGTGGAAGCCATCAAAATAGCTGAAGACCATTCTTCGGGTGAGATTCGTGTGCATATAGATTCCACCGCCGAAGATGATTTTGCAAAAAAAGCATTTGCGATTTTTAATTCGTTGGAAATGCATCTTACCAAAGAAAGAAACGGCATTTTGTTTTATGTGAATTTTGAACAACATTATCTCACGATTATCGGAGACGAAGGCATTCATAAAAAAGTAAAGCAAACATTTTGGGATAATCTCCACGATGAAATTACTTCCGAATTTGCAAAAAAAAATTATTACAAAGGTCTGAAAGATGCCATTCTGAAAACCGGACTCGAACTGAAAAAATATTTCCCTGTAGTTGGGGAAAATATCAATGAATTACCCAATGATATCAGCTTCTCTTAA
- a CDS encoding winged helix-turn-helix domain-containing protein, giving the protein MDKHFKYKYDDLFNPTLKAIKNLGNSGSVSEIEDEIIKILNLNENAINEIHRESTTKLTYRLAWARNYLKRYGLLENSSRGVWALTEDGKKTNEVNKEKVKKFVVKKDKDERLEKNHENLEKDSPKIDDKPEEIDEFT; this is encoded by the coding sequence ATGGACAAACATTTTAAATATAAATATGATGATTTATTTAATCCTACTTTAAAAGCGATAAAAAATCTTGGTAATTCTGGTTCAGTTTCAGAGATTGAAGATGAAATAATAAAAATTCTTAATCTAAATGAAAATGCAATAAATGAAATTCATAGAGAAAGTACAACAAAATTAACATATAGACTTGCTTGGGCAAGAAATTATTTAAAACGCTATGGATTACTAGAAAACTCATCAAGAGGTGTTTGGGCTTTAACAGAAGATGGAAAGAAAACAAATGAGGTAAATAAAGAAAAAGTTAAAAAATTTGTTGTAAAAAAAGACAAAGATGAAAGATTAGAGAAAAATCATGAAAATTTAGAAAAAGACTCTCCAAAGATTGACGATAAACCAGAAGAAATTGACGAATTTACGTGA
- a CDS encoding 3-oxoacyl-ACP synthase III family protein — translation MQKLRAYIKGTGSYVPPKILKNDFFEKVGSSDEWIFKNLGIRERRIAEGEVTSDLAYKAGLKALENTDVAPKDIDLIIVATSTPDRQAPSTACFVQEKMEAPQAVAFDISAVCSGGLYGIAIGCQFIETGMYKNVLVIGADTFSTITDWERKDSVFFGDGAGAILLSATTEDKGFFDFKLHADGTGKYHFNIPAGGSEMPASEETLKQRLHYFQMNGKEVFETATRVLPETINEILEANKLTSDNVDWVIPHQPSIRILQETARKTNIPFEKVMTNMDKYANTSGGTIPIVLDETFKSGRIKAGNLLLFAAVGSGWTWGTALYKA, via the coding sequence ATGCAGAAATTAAGAGCTTACATTAAAGGAACTGGTTCATACGTTCCTCCAAAAATTTTAAAAAATGATTTTTTCGAAAAAGTAGGTTCTTCCGACGAGTGGATTTTTAAGAATCTGGGAATCAGAGAACGCCGGATTGCCGAAGGTGAAGTGACCAGCGATTTGGCTTATAAAGCAGGATTGAAAGCTTTGGAAAATACAGATGTCGCTCCAAAAGATATCGACCTGATTATTGTTGCGACCTCTACTCCAGACAGACAAGCACCATCAACAGCGTGTTTTGTTCAGGAAAAGATGGAAGCGCCACAAGCGGTTGCTTTCGATATTTCTGCAGTTTGTTCTGGCGGACTTTATGGAATTGCTATTGGTTGTCAATTCATTGAAACTGGAATGTATAAAAATGTTTTGGTTATTGGAGCGGATACTTTTTCAACGATTACCGACTGGGAAAGAAAAGATTCGGTTTTCTTTGGAGATGGTGCTGGTGCGATTTTGTTATCCGCAACGACGGAAGACAAAGGTTTTTTCGATTTTAAACTTCACGCAGACGGAACTGGAAAATATCATTTTAATATTCCCGCTGGTGGTTCAGAAATGCCGGCTTCGGAAGAAACTTTGAAACAACGCCTTCATTATTTCCAAATGAACGGGAAAGAAGTTTTTGAAACCGCAACAAGAGTTTTGCCGGAAACAATCAATGAAATCTTAGAAGCTAACAAACTGACTTCCGATAATGTAGATTGGGTAATTCCTCATCAGCCAAGCATCAGAATTCTTCAGGAAACGGCGAGAAAAACAAATATCCCGTTCGAAAAAGTAATGACAAATATGGATAAATACGCCAACACTTCCGGCGGAACAATCCCAATTGTGCTAGACGAAACCTTCAAAAGCGGACGTATAAAAGCTGGAAATCTATTGCTTTTTGCGGCAGTTGGTTCCGGCTGGACTTGGGGAACTGCACTTTATAAAGCTTAA
- a CDS encoding PH domain-containing protein, producing the protein MKVYKSKRDWIYGSIFLGITLLFVGILIASYFDMPFSGWLVLLLILLIVNSVLLISFFLIKIKIDGEELVVNVIFDIFRVSIFKITKIRIGETMWSGFHKCGTSVGGLIIFSKFNNDLYITPENQDEFLKKLLEVNSHIIIEDVRK; encoded by the coding sequence ATGAAAGTTTACAAAAGCAAAAGAGACTGGATTTATGGTTCTATATTTTTAGGAATCACTTTGCTTTTTGTTGGGATTTTAATTGCATCTTATTTTGATATGCCATTTTCAGGATGGCTGGTGTTATTGTTGATTTTATTAATTGTCAATTCAGTTTTACTTATCAGTTTCTTTTTAATCAAAATCAAGATTGATGGTGAAGAATTAGTTGTAAATGTTATCTTCGATATTTTCAGAGTGAGCATTTTTAAAATTACGAAAATCCGAATCGGAGAAACAATGTGGAGCGGATTTCACAAATGTGGAACTTCGGTAGGTGGATTGATTATTTTTTCGAAATTTAACAACGACCTTTACATTACACCGGAAAATCAGGATGAATTTTTAAAGAAATTACTGGAAGTTAATAGTCATATTATTATTGAAGATGTGAGAAAATAG
- a CDS encoding LemA family protein — translation MKGKGCIVLIVIVALIAIVGFWAVGIRNGFVGQEQTVNAKWSNVETVYQKRANLIPNLERTVKSYAKFESETLTKVVEARSKATSVNIDPTNMTEADMAKFQAAQGELSGSLSRLLAVVESYPNLKADQQYINFQREYTAIENSIRSETVYYNDAAKEYNTNIKTFPNNVIANFSNFKEKPYFKAEAGAEKAPPAFSE, via the coding sequence ATGAAAGGTAAAGGTTGTATTGTATTAATCGTCATCGTTGCATTAATCGCTATAGTGGGATTTTGGGCAGTCGGAATTAGAAATGGCTTTGTAGGTCAGGAACAAACCGTGAATGCGAAATGGTCAAACGTAGAAACGGTTTATCAAAAAAGAGCGAATTTGATTCCGAACCTGGAGAGAACGGTAAAATCTTATGCAAAATTCGAATCTGAAACTTTAACAAAAGTGGTTGAAGCAAGGTCAAAAGCAACTTCTGTAAACATCGACCCAACTAATATGACCGAAGCTGATATGGCAAAATTCCAAGCAGCGCAAGGCGAATTGAGCGGTTCATTGAGCAGATTATTGGCCGTTGTGGAAAGTTATCCAAACCTGAAAGCTGACCAGCAATATATCAACTTCCAAAGAGAATATACAGCGATTGAGAACAGCATCCGTTCAGAAACGGTTTATTACAACGATGCTGCGAAAGAATACAACACTAATATCAAAACGTTTCCAAATAACGTGATTGCGAACTTCTCCAATTTCAAAGAAAAACCATATTTTAAAGCAGAAGCAGGCGCAGAAAAAGCACCTCCCGCATTTTCAGAATAA
- a CDS encoding NAD(P)H-dependent oxidoreductase — protein MKKTLVLFAHPYFEHSTTNVRLLECYDDLDNVTFRDLYEDYPDFHIQPFRERKRIVEYERIIFHFPIIWFGLPPLLKLWIDEVFDMRWVSENGINILSGKDALIITSVGGREANYTKEGKYETEVEELLSGLKVSLKVNNIDLKKIHIIYNADNLNDEQLDVLSDELSQTLKIK, from the coding sequence TTGAAAAAAACATTGGTTCTATTTGCGCATCCTTATTTCGAACATTCTACCACAAATGTTAGATTGTTAGAATGTTATGATGATTTGGACAATGTCACGTTTCGGGATTTGTATGAGGATTACCCCGATTTTCATATTCAGCCTTTCCGTGAAAGAAAAAGAATTGTAGAATATGAGCGCATTATTTTCCATTTTCCAATCATTTGGTTTGGTCTTCCGCCTTTGCTGAAGTTGTGGATAGATGAGGTTTTTGATATGCGTTGGGTATCGGAAAACGGAATCAATATTTTGTCTGGAAAAGATGCGCTTATTATCACAAGCGTTGGCGGACGAGAAGCCAATTATACTAAAGAAGGCAAATACGAAACTGAAGTTGAAGAGTTGCTCTCAGGCTTGAAAGTTTCCTTGAAGGTGAATAATATCGACCTCAAAAAAATACATATCATTTATAACGCGGATAATCTGAATGACGAACAATTGGATGTTCTTTCTGATGAATTATCTCAAACCCTCAAAATAAAATAG
- a CDS encoding winged helix-turn-helix transcriptional regulator — protein MKIIENNIERETTCGEELRAMRDCLEILGGKWKLMILRYLNNRQHQNIHFKKLEREIDGISAKMLSKQLKELETNLLITRTVTDENQLMVFYAITEYGKSVTPLTENLVEWGIKHRKKIIEG, from the coding sequence ATGAAGATTATTGAAAACAATATAGAACGGGAAACAACTTGTGGCGAGGAACTTCGGGCAATGCGAGATTGTCTGGAAATCCTTGGTGGAAAGTGGAAACTGATGATTTTGAGATATTTGAATAACCGGCAACATCAGAATATTCATTTCAAAAAACTGGAACGGGAAATCGACGGAATCTCTGCAAAAATGCTCAGCAAACAACTGAAAGAGCTGGAAACCAATCTTCTCATTACAAGAACTGTCACGGACGAAAATCAGCTAATGGTTTTTTATGCGATTACAGAATATGGGAAAAGTGTCACACCACTCACGGAAAACCTTGTAGAATGGGGAATTAAGCATCGAAAAAAAATCATCGAAGGCTAA
- a CDS encoding restriction endonuclease, with amino-acid sequence MLESIRNIEPMQFERLCQRLLRELGFINVEVTGKSNDGGIDGKGILKIGQVLSFHVVFQAKRYQGTVSPSVIRDFRGAMDGRAEKGLIMTTGSFSKEAKKEAQRDGAKQIDLIDGNEFAEKLKELRLGVNVELVEEVKIKNDWFKNL; translated from the coding sequence TTGTTAGAATCTATTAGAAATATTGAACCTATGCAATTTGAACGTCTTTGCCAAAGACTTTTAAGAGAACTTGGTTTTATAAATGTCGAAGTTACAGGAAAGTCCAATGATGGAGGAATTGATGGGAAAGGAATATTAAAAATAGGTCAAGTCCTTTCATTTCACGTTGTATTTCAAGCAAAAAGATATCAAGGAACTGTTTCACCTTCTGTCATAAGAGATTTTCGAGGAGCAATGGATGGAAGAGCTGAAAAAGGTTTGATAATGACAACAGGAAGCTTTAGCAAAGAAGCAAAAAAAGAAGCCCAAAGAGACGGAGCTAAACAAATCGATTTAATAGATGGAAATGAATTTGCAGAAAAACTTAAAGAATTAAGATTAGGTGTAAATGTTGAATTAGTAGAAGAAGTAAAAATCAAAAATGATTGGTTTAAAAATCTTTAA
- a CDS encoding Gfo/Idh/MocA family oxidoreductase, which yields MRQIKTALLAYGGSGKLFHAPFLEVNDGFELIGAYERSKKNIKTDYPEVKSFDSLEEVLQSDAELIVVNTPIDTHFEFTKKVLEAGKHALVEKAFTTTSEEAEELHKLAKEKNLKLCVYQNRRYDSDFRTVKKVLEEGYLGEIVEVEIRFERYNPELSPKAWKENGNPGASILMDLGSHIIDQALSLFGYPEKVFADIRRTRENTQIDDYFDILLYYSDKRVRLKSSYFVKEPTPSYVFHGKKGSFLKHRGDVQEDELKLGKVPNRENWGTEQEEKTGLLVYNDRVVNFPTFQGNYLDFYDDLYNAIVNDKKVPVTAKQAYHTTKVIEAAKESSEKGEVIEL from the coding sequence ATGAGACAAATAAAGACTGCTTTGTTGGCTTATGGCGGTTCGGGGAAATTATTTCACGCACCATTTCTTGAAGTTAACGACGGATTTGAATTAATAGGTGCTTACGAACGAAGCAAAAAAAATATTAAAACAGATTATCCTGAAGTTAAAAGTTTTGATTCTCTGGAAGAAGTTTTACAAAGTGATGCCGAATTAATTGTGGTTAATACGCCAATCGACACGCATTTTGAATTCACGAAAAAAGTTTTGGAAGCAGGAAAACACGCTTTAGTTGAAAAAGCTTTCACTACAACTTCTGAGGAAGCGGAAGAATTGCACAAGCTTGCCAAAGAAAAGAATCTGAAGCTCTGCGTTTATCAGAATCGAAGATATGACAGCGATTTTCGAACTGTGAAAAAGGTTTTAGAAGAAGGTTATCTCGGAGAAATTGTGGAAGTAGAAATTCGATTTGAAAGATATAATCCGGAATTGAGTCCAAAAGCCTGGAAAGAAAATGGAAATCCCGGTGCAAGTATTTTGATGGATTTGGGTTCGCATATTATTGACCAAGCATTGAGTTTGTTTGGTTATCCTGAGAAAGTTTTTGCGGACATTAGAAGAACTAGAGAGAATACGCAGATTGATGATTATTTTGACATTCTGCTTTATTATTCTGACAAACGCGTGAGATTGAAATCCAGTTATTTCGTGAAAGAACCAACGCCATCTTATGTTTTCCATGGCAAAAAAGGAAGCTTCCTAAAACACCGTGGTGATGTTCAGGAAGATGAATTGAAATTGGGAAAAGTTCCGAATCGCGAGAATTGGGGAACGGAGCAGGAAGAGAAAACTGGACTTTTGGTTTACAATGATAGAGTTGTCAACTTCCCTACTTTTCAAGGGAATTATCTGGATTTCTATGATGACCTTTACAATGCGATTGTGAATGATAAGAAAGTTCCTGTGACAGCGAAACAAGCTTACCATACAACGAAAGTGATTGAGGCGGCGAAGGAAAGTTCTGAGAAGGGAGAGGTGATTGAGTTATGA